One genomic segment of Mycolicibacterium psychrotolerans includes these proteins:
- a CDS encoding Na(+)/H(+) antiporter subunit C: protein MTTYLVPLAIIGGLTTAGVYLLLERHLTRMLLGLLLIGNAINLLILTVGGPSGNPPVRGRTSADNTTTADPLAQGLILTAIVITMGVAAFVLALTYRSYRLNTREEVSNDPEDIRVSQQSGTEVGEELEGRLEPDRTRDTDLPDELDALPGYEGSR, encoded by the coding sequence ATGACGACCTATCTGGTTCCGCTGGCCATCATCGGCGGGCTCACCACCGCCGGGGTGTACCTGCTGCTGGAACGGCACCTGACCCGAATGTTGCTGGGGCTGTTGCTGATCGGCAACGCGATCAACCTGCTGATCCTCACCGTGGGTGGGCCGTCGGGCAACCCGCCGGTGCGCGGCCGCACCAGTGCCGACAACACGACGACGGCAGATCCGTTGGCGCAGGGCCTGATTCTGACCGCCATCGTGATCACGATGGGGGTCGCGGCGTTCGTGTTGGCGCTGACCTACCGGTCCTACCGACTGAACACCCGCGAAGAGGTGAGCAACGACCCCGAGGACATCCGGGTGTCCCAGCAGTCCGGCACCGAGGTCGGCGAGGAACTCGAGGGTCGTCTGGAACCCGACCGCACCCGCGACACCGACCTGCCCGACGAACTCGACGCGCTGCCGGGATACGAGGGGTCACGATGA